From Sinorhizobium sp. B11:
GTGATGGCCGCGGTCACCCTCGAAATAGAGCACGGCATCGACCATGTGCTCGACCACGCGCGGGCCGGCGATCTGGCCGTCCTTGGTCACATGGCCGACGAGCACCATGGCCGCGCCCGTCTGCTTGGCAAAACGGATCATCGACTGCACGCCGGTGCGCACCTGCGTCACCGTACCCGGCGCGGATTCGGCGAGTTCGCTCCAGAGCGTCTGGATGGAGTCGATGATGACGAGATCGGCGCGTTTGCCCTCGGCAAGTGTTGCCAGAATATCCTCGACATTGGTCTCTGCCGCCAGCATCACATCCGTGTCGGCCGCATTCAGCCGCTGGGCTCGCAGGCGCACCTGCGCCACCGCCTCTTCGCCCGAAACGTAGATGATCTTGTGCCCGCGCCGGGAAAGGGCGGCCGCCCCTTGCATGAGCAGCGTCGACTTGCCAATGCCGGGATCGCCGCCGACGAGCACGGCCGAACCGCGCACGAAGCCGCCGCCCGTGACGCGGTCGAGCTCGGAGATGCCTGTATGGATGCGCGGCGCTTCCTCGATCTCGCCGGACAGGGCGGTCAGCGCGACCGGTCGGCCCTTCTTCGGCGTCTTGGCCGGTCCGCCGCCGATGCCGCCCATCGGGTCTTCCTCGACGATGGTGTTCCACTCGCCGCAATTGTCGCATTTGCCGGCCCAGCGGTTATGCACCGCACCGCAGCTCTGGCATATGAATTGTGTTCTGGCCTTGGCCATCAATGACTGCTTTCACGTAGAGCCGCCTGGGCGGCCGAATCGGTTTCGCCCTAGATAATGGCTTCCTGCACCGATCAAAACTAATGATTTTCCTATCAGCGGCCGGGCTGGCAGCATGGGCAGGCTCTCAAGGGATAGGCCATGCTCGATTATTCGCTCGCTCACTGGATCGGTTTTTTGACTGCGGCGGTCCTTCTGAACATCTCGCCCGGTCCGGACATGGCCTTCATCCTCGGCCATACGATGAAGAGCGGCACGCGCGCCGGCTTCTCTGCCGTCTTCGGCATCTGGACAGGCGCCTGCATCCACGTGCTTCTTGCCGCTTTCGGCCTGTCGGCGATCCTTGCCGCCTCGGCAATCGCCTTCTCCACCGTCAAATGGGTGGGCGCGGTCTATCTCGTCTGGCTCGGTATCCAGGCGCTGCGCTCGAAAGGTGGGGGCGGCTTCGTGCGTGCAGCGGGCGAGACGCTCGGCTGGCGGCGCATCTATCGCCAGGGCGTACTGGTCTCGCTGCTCAATCCGAAAGTGGCGATCTTCTTCCTCGCTTTCCTGCCCCAATTCGTCGTGGAGGGCGCAGGCCCGGCATGGCTGCAACTTGCCGTTCACGGCGGCCTGATCATTGTGGTCGCCTTTTTCATCGAGCCGCCGCTGATCCTTGCGGGAGGGCGGCTTGCTGATCTCTTCAAGCGCAATGCCAGGATAGGCCTGTGGCTGGATCGCGGCCTTGGTGCGCTGTTCGTGGCGCTCGGCGTGCGCCTCGCGCTCACAACACGCTAAGGACTATTCCTCGTCCATCTCGTACTTGCGCTCGTGGCGCAGGCCGATGCTGGTCAGCATCTCGTAACCGATCGTACCGGCAGCCTTGGCCGCGTCGTCCACGAGCATGTTCTTGCCGAAGAGCTCGATATAGTCGCCGGCGCGAACCGCATTTTCCGGGAGGTCGGTCACGTCGAAGATCGTCTGATCCATGGTGATGCGGCCGGCGACAGGTACCTTGTGACCGGCAATGAAGCCCTGTCCGCCCTGCGGCACTGCCTGGCGCAACGGCACGCCGCCGCTCGACTGGCTGCGCATGTAGCCGTCGGCATAACCCGCCGCAGCAACGGCGAGCCGGCTGTCGCGCGTCAGCTGCAGCGTCTGCCCGTAGCTGACGGATTCACCGGCCTTGACGGTACGGACCTGGATGATGCGCGCCTCGGCGGTCGCCACCGGACGCATCGTGTTCGCCATGCCGTTGACGGCCTGCCCGCCATAGAGCGCAATGCCCGGCCGGGTGAGATCGAAGTGATAGTCGCTGCCGAGCAGGATGCCGCCGGACGCCGCAAGACTTGAATCGATACCTTCATAGGCGGCGCTAACCTTGCGGAATGATTCAAGCTGCTGCCTGTTCATTGCCGAGGAATGATCGTCGCCGCAGGCAAGATGGCTCATGACGAGAACGGGCGCAAAACTCGCCGGCCGCGATACATCGTCGGCAAGAGCGAGCGCTTCATCCAGCGTCAGTCCGAGACGGTTGAACCCGGTATCGACATGCAGGGCGCAAGGATAGTCGCCGTAATCTGCAAGCACCGCCATCCAGAATGCAAGCTGCTCTTCCGAGGAGATGATCGGCACCAGATCGTTTTCGAAGAAGCGCCGCTCGGTGCCTGGCCATATGCCTGCCAGCACGAAGATGCGTGCCTCAGGCGCAAACATGCGCAGCGTCACACCTTCATCGACGGTCGCCACGAAGAAATCCCGCGCGCCGGCAAGATAGAGCGCTTCGCCGGCATCCTCGATCCCCATTCCATAGGCATCCGCCTTGACGACGGCGGCCGTGCGCGCCTTTCCGGAGCGGCGCGCCATATCCCGCCAATTGTCGGCCAGCGCCGTCAGATCGACGGTCAGCCGCAGGCCGGCGGAGGCGAAAAGGTCCTCGTCTTCGAAGGGGATGGAAAAATCTGTCATGAATCGCCGCACTGAAAGGAAAAGGAAAATGCTGCCAATACTCTAGAGACCATTGTGGCAAAGAGAAAGCACGCGCAGTCACATAGCAGCCTTTCCCACATGCGATCACTTTTGTTCAAGACGGACGGCCCGGCGCGCGCTAGTCTGGCCGGATGCAGAACGTATCGCAAAAAGAGGCGGCAGATGCCATGCCGCTTGCCAAGGTGGAATCGGCCCGCTTCTGGCGGGATAGCCGTTTTCGCGACATGGAGTGCCTGAGCGCCAGTTTTCTCACGCATGAATACGCGCCGCACGCCCACGATACATTCAGCATCGGCGCGATTGAAAGCGGCAGCCAGATCGCGACACTGAGCGGAAGGCGGGAAGAAACCGGACCAGGAGACCTCTATCTGATCGATCCCGGTGTCGTGCACGACGGCGCTCCGGGCGGTGAGGGATATCGCTACCGTATGATCTACCCGGATACGAAACTGTTCATCGATATTCTGGAGGATGTCTCCGGCAAGGCGTTCAACGCGACGCCGTCCTTTGCCAGGGCACTGCCGCGCGATCCGCAGTTTGCCAGAGCCTTCCACACCGCGCACCGCACGCTTGAAAGCGGCGCCGGTGCGCTGGAATCCGATGAAAGCATGTTCTCGGTGCTGGCGGCGATCTTCGCGCGTTATGGCAGCACGATCGTCTTGCCGGTCGATACCAAGGAGCGGAGCGCTGTCGCCCGCGCTCGCGATTACCTGATCGAGAATTTCGACAGCGATGTCGGCCTCGAGGAGCTGGCGACGGTGGCGGGCCTCAGCCGCGCCCATCTGATCCGCGCCTTCCGAAGGGAATATCACATTACCCCGCACGCCTTCCTGACCGACCGGCGTGTCCTTGTCGCCCGGCGCCTGCTGAGGGAAGGCCGCATGCCGGCCGATGTCGCGGTCCAATGCGGCTTTGCCGATCAGGCGCATTTCACGCGCCATTTCAAATCCCGCACCGGGGTGACCCCCGGCCAGTTTCGAGTCGGTTGATCACTTTCGTTCAATACAGCACGCGACTGTCTCGGCTAGCTCTCCGCCATCTTGATGTGGAGGTTGCCAATGTTGCAACAGACCGGGCCAGCCGGCAAAAATCCTGTCCGCGAATTCCTGGGCGGAATGCGTGCCATTTTCCCGTTGATCGTCGCTGTACTGCCGATCGGCCTCGTCTTCGGCGCGGTCTCGGCTACCAAGGGGCTTTCGGCCCTGGAAACGACGCTGATGAGCGCGCTTGTCTTTGCCGGCGGCTCGCAGTTCGTGGCGATGGATATCTGGGCGCATCCGGCGAGCTGGATCGGCGTCGGCTTTGCGGCCCTGCTCGTCAATATCCGCCACGTGCTGATGGGCGCCTCGATCGGCACGAAGATGCAGTGCTTCTCCGGTATCAAACGCTATATCGCCATGCTGTTCCTCGCCGATGAGCTCTGGGCCATGGCGGAATTCCGCGCCGGGACGACACGGCTCACACCCGCCTGGTATGCCGGCATCGTTACGCCCTTCTACCTGACCTGGGTCGGCTCGTCGCTTGCAGGTGCACTGCTCGGCGCCTTTCTCGGCGATCCCGCCGTCATCGGTCTCGACTTCGCCTTTCCGGCCGTCTTCATCGTGCTGGTCATGGGCTTCTGGAAGGGGCGGGAAACCGGTGCCGTTCTCGCGGCAAGCGGGATTGCGGCCGTCGCCGTCCATCATTTCGTGCCAGGCGTCTGGTACATCGCAGCCGGCGCGCTGGCGGGGCTGGCCATGGCTCTCTGGAGAGGCAGGGCGCGGGAGCAGGCGGCATGACGCTCGATCCCAACACTCTGCTTGCCATCCTTGCCATGGCTGCCGCCACGATCTTCACCCGCATCAGTGGTCTCGTATTGATCCGCTACGTCGAGATCAACGAGAACAGGAGAGCGGCAATCGAAGCCATTCCGCCGGCAGTGCTGATGGCCGTCATTGCCCCAACCGCATTTGCGACCGGTTGGGCGGAGACGCTGGCCTGTGTGGCGACCGCAGTCGCCGCGAGCCGCCTGCCAATGCTGGCAAGCGTCGTTGTCGGTGTGGCAACGGCAGCGCTTCTTCGTGCTGCAGGGCTCTGAAGCAAATCAGCAAAATTGCGCGGCGGTTTTGCGCCCTGAGGAATTGACGCGCGAAACCCGCGTCAATGTTCCTCGTATTGGGTAAAGGACGGATCGGCGAGATCGGCGAAGCGCGTGAATTCCGACTGGAAGGCGAGCTTCACCGTGCCGGTCGGTCCGTGACGTTGCTTGGCGATGATGACATCGGCCGTGCCCTTCACCTTGTCGAACAGCGCTTCCCATTCCGGATATTTCGGGTCGTGGATATCGCGCGGTTCCATGTTCTTGACGTAATATTCCTCGCGGAACACGAAGAGCACGACGTCGGCGTCCTGCTCGATCGAGCCGGATTCACGAAGGTCGGAAAGCTGCGGGCGCTTGTCTTCGCGGCTTTCGACGGCACGCGAGAGCTGCGACAGCGCGATGATCGGCACGTTCAGTTCCTTGCCGAGCGCCTTGAGACCGGTCGTGATCTGGGTGATTTCCTGCACGCGGTTCTCGTTCGACTTGCCGGAGCCGGTCATCAGCTGCACGTAGTCGACGACGAGCACGTCGAGACCGCGCTGGCGCTTGAGACGGCGGGCACGCGCCGAAAGCTGGGCGATCGAGATACCACCGGTCTGGTCGATGAACAGCGGCACTTTCTGCATCATCATCGAGCAGGCGACGAGCTTTTCGAAATCGGCATCGTTGATGTCGCCGCGGCGGATCTTCGAGGAGGAGACTTCCGTCTGCTCGGAGATGATACGGGTGGCGAGCTGTTCGGACGACATTTCGAGCGAATAGAAGCCGACGACGCCACCATTCTTCGCCTTCATGCTGCCGTCGGACTGCACTTCGCCTTCGTAGGCGGCCGCGATGTTATAGGCGATGTTGGTCGCAAGCGAGGTCTTGCCCATACCCGGACGACCGGCGAGCACGATCAAGTCCGAGCGCTGCAACCCGCCCATCTTGGAATCGAGCGAGTGGATGCCGGTGG
This genomic window contains:
- the radA gene encoding DNA repair protein RadA, whose product is MAKARTQFICQSCGAVHNRWAGKCDNCGEWNTIVEEDPMGGIGGGPAKTPKKGRPVALTALSGEIEEAPRIHTGISELDRVTGGGFVRGSAVLVGGDPGIGKSTLLMQGAAALSRRGHKIIYVSGEEAVAQVRLRAQRLNAADTDVMLAAETNVEDILATLAEGKRADLVIIDSIQTLWSELAESAPGTVTQVRTGVQSMIRFAKQTGAAMVLVGHVTKDGQIAGPRVVEHMVDAVLYFEGDRGHHYRILRTVKNRFGPTDEIGVFEMSDKGLREVANPSELFLGERNEKSPGAAVFAGMEGTRPVLVEVQALVAPTSLGTPRRAVVGWDSARLSMILAVLEAHCGVRLGQHDVYLNIAGGFRISEPAADLAVASALVSSLAGIALPADCVYFGEVSLSGAVRPVAQTAQRLKEAEKLGFSAALLPSGSAELPKSGGRWSEIESLPDLVARIAGSKGALQRVEEDV
- a CDS encoding LysE family translocator, which gives rise to MLDYSLAHWIGFLTAAVLLNISPGPDMAFILGHTMKSGTRAGFSAVFGIWTGACIHVLLAAFGLSAILAASAIAFSTVKWVGAVYLVWLGIQALRSKGGGGFVRAAGETLGWRRIYRQGVLVSLLNPKVAIFFLAFLPQFVVEGAGPAWLQLAVHGGLIIVVAFFIEPPLILAGGRLADLFKRNARIGLWLDRGLGALFVALGVRLALTTR
- the alr gene encoding alanine racemase encodes the protein MTDFSIPFEDEDLFASAGLRLTVDLTALADNWRDMARRSGKARTAAVVKADAYGMGIEDAGEALYLAGARDFFVATVDEGVTLRMFAPEARIFVLAGIWPGTERRFFENDLVPIISSEEQLAFWMAVLADYGDYPCALHVDTGFNRLGLTLDEALALADDVSRPASFAPVLVMSHLACGDDHSSAMNRQQLESFRKVSAAYEGIDSSLAASGGILLGSDYHFDLTRPGIALYGGQAVNGMANTMRPVATAEARIIQVRTVKAGESVSYGQTLQLTRDSRLAVAAAGYADGYMRSQSSGGVPLRQAVPQGGQGFIAGHKVPVAGRITMDQTIFDVTDLPENAVRAGDYIELFGKNMLVDDAAKAAGTIGYEMLTSIGLRHERKYEMDEE
- a CDS encoding AraC family transcriptional regulator, whose protein sequence is MPLAKVESARFWRDSRFRDMECLSASFLTHEYAPHAHDTFSIGAIESGSQIATLSGRREETGPGDLYLIDPGVVHDGAPGGEGYRYRMIYPDTKLFIDILEDVSGKAFNATPSFARALPRDPQFARAFHTAHRTLESGAGALESDESMFSVLAAIFARYGSTIVLPVDTKERSAVARARDYLIENFDSDVGLEELATVAGLSRAHLIRAFRREYHITPHAFLTDRRVLVARRLLREGRMPADVAVQCGFADQAHFTRHFKSRTGVTPGQFRVG
- a CDS encoding AzlC family ABC transporter permease, translated to MLQQTGPAGKNPVREFLGGMRAIFPLIVAVLPIGLVFGAVSATKGLSALETTLMSALVFAGGSQFVAMDIWAHPASWIGVGFAALLVNIRHVLMGASIGTKMQCFSGIKRYIAMLFLADELWAMAEFRAGTTRLTPAWYAGIVTPFYLTWVGSSLAGALLGAFLGDPAVIGLDFAFPAVFIVLVMGFWKGRETGAVLAASGIAAVAVHHFVPGVWYIAAGALAGLAMALWRGRAREQAA
- a CDS encoding AzlD domain-containing protein, producing MTLDPNTLLAILAMAAATIFTRISGLVLIRYVEINENRRAAIEAIPPAVLMAVIAPTAFATGWAETLACVATAVAASRLPMLASVVVGVATAALLRAAGL
- a CDS encoding replicative DNA helicase, which translates into the protein MNEAARKIAAVAPAEQHYREAPNNIEAEQALLGAILMNNDAYYRVSDFLKPTHLYEPLHRKIFEVAGDIIRMGKIANPVTVKTFLPADEKVGDITVSQYLASLVTGAVTIINAEDYGRAIYDLAIRRALITIGEDVVNIAYDAPLDMPPQAQIEDTERRLFELAENGRYDGGFQAFNDAVALAIDMAAVAKERDGGLSGISTGIHSLDSKMGGLQRSDLIVLAGRPGMGKTSLATNIAYNIAAAYEGEVQSDGSMKAKNGGVVGFYSLEMSSEQLATRIISEQTEVSSSKIRRGDINDADFEKLVACSMMMQKVPLFIDQTGGISIAQLSARARRLKRQRGLDVLVVDYVQLMTGSGKSNENRVQEITQITTGLKALGKELNVPIIALSQLSRAVESREDKRPQLSDLRESGSIEQDADVVLFVFREEYYVKNMEPRDIHDPKYPEWEALFDKVKGTADVIIAKQRHGPTGTVKLAFQSEFTRFADLADPSFTQYEEH